The following proteins come from a genomic window of uncultured Fibrobacter sp.:
- a CDS encoding thioesterase family protein, with amino-acid sequence MAIAMEETVDPMQFTQVFKVTPEMIDDNHHFNNVWSVKWIQDIAIAHSDSVGGTALMRDLGAGWMIHVQHVEYKNQAFLGDEIRGTTWVAAYGKVASLRKCRFERVSDGKVIFESETQWVLVDLNRGRPIAITDEMKRLYVGH; translated from the coding sequence ATGGCAATTGCGATGGAAGAAACGGTTGACCCGATGCAGTTTACGCAGGTGTTCAAGGTAACGCCTGAAATGATTGACGACAACCACCATTTCAACAACGTGTGGTCGGTCAAGTGGATCCAGGATATCGCGATTGCCCATTCCGATTCCGTGGGCGGTACGGCCCTGATGCGTGACCTGGGTGCAGGTTGGATGATTCATGTGCAGCACGTGGAATACAAGAATCAGGCTTTCCTCGGTGACGAAATCCGCGGAACCACGTGGGTCGCTGCCTATGGTAAAGTCGCCAGCTTACGCAAATGCCGCTTTGAACGCGTTTCTGACGGCAAGGTGATTTTTGAATCGGAAACCCAGTGGGTGCTTGTCGACCTGAATCGTGGTCGCCCCATTGCCATTACCGACGAAATGAAGCGCCTGTACGTCGGGCACTAA
- a CDS encoding pyridoxamine kinase: MYRRVLTIQDISCFGQCSLTVALPIISACGVETAVLPSAILSTHTGGFTGWTFQDLTKEMLPISEHWRVADIRFDAFYTGYLGSIEQINMVQHIMDTNGVDGAIRVVDPAMADNGALYPGFNMEFVAAMKDLCAHADVLLPNMTEACMLTDTEYSENIDRETVELLCKKLCELGTKSVVLTGVGFRPGYTGVMLYDGKEFNYYEHKKITKGFNGTGDCYASAFVGAMLRGRSMVDAARIAADFVLECIEKTYEDKSHWYGVKFELALPSLIKNLADE, from the coding sequence ATGTACAGGCGAGTCCTTACGATTCAAGATATTTCGTGCTTTGGACAGTGCTCCCTCACGGTGGCACTGCCGATTATTTCTGCGTGCGGTGTAGAGACGGCGGTGTTGCCGTCGGCGATTCTTTCGACCCATACGGGCGGCTTTACGGGCTGGACTTTCCAGGATCTGACTAAAGAAATGTTGCCGATTAGCGAGCATTGGCGCGTGGCTGATATTCGTTTCGATGCTTTCTATACCGGTTATCTGGGTTCTATTGAGCAAATCAACATGGTTCAGCACATTATGGACACCAACGGTGTCGATGGAGCGATTCGGGTAGTCGACCCAGCCATGGCCGACAACGGGGCGCTTTACCCCGGCTTTAACATGGAATTTGTCGCTGCCATGAAGGATTTGTGCGCCCATGCCGATGTTTTGCTCCCGAACATGACCGAAGCTTGCATGCTCACGGATACGGAGTACAGCGAAAATATTGACCGCGAAACGGTCGAACTGCTTTGCAAAAAACTCTGCGAACTGGGCACCAAGTCGGTAGTGCTGACCGGTGTCGGATTCCGTCCGGGTTACACGGGCGTGATGCTTTACGACGGTAAGGAATTCAACTACTACGAACACAAGAAGATTACCAAGGGCTTTAACGGCACCGGTGACTGCTATGCCTCGGCTTTTGTAGGAGCCATGCTCCGTGGCCGCTCCATGGTCGATGCGGCCCGAATTGCGGCCGACTTTGTGCTGGAATGCATCGAAAAGACTTATGAAGACAAGTCTCACTGGTATGGAGTCAAGTTTGAACTTGCGCTCCCGAGCTTGATTAAAAATTTAGCAGACGAGTAG